The Rhopalosiphum maidis isolate BTI-1 chromosome 1, ASM367621v3, whole genome shotgun sequence genome has a segment encoding these proteins:
- the LOC113555159 gene encoding distal membrane-arm assembly complex protein 2, whose amino-acid sequence MNSIRNRMPLCSKQVFTGRRFNSNSNDLTKDENKILYEKLVNQNYNSEKHTEASSFAKWVTPHYKFGPSRIMNYDWSMKSIYSWYKSKRIEFHKYNQRYVPERVKSLGSDIAASHFIVYRGGAIRFRGQNNFIKWTNKKEEYHVNLPQIYDPNYFVEAIDASDLKLYYQGIENFKNLFKLKWLNLRNNPVLDNWCLDYIGHAIPNLEYLDISNCPQVTAAGIAGLQKLTQLKILVVNSNNIEIQMACFALEDIIPGLFILIQDNKDVELQTKRENLNVNEV is encoded by the coding sequence ATGAATAGTATACGAAATCGAATGCCGCTATGTTCAAAGCAAGTTTTTACAGGTAGACGAttcaattcaaattcaaatgatTTAACCAAAGATGAAAACaagattttatatgaaaaattggtgaatcaaaactataatagtGAAAAACATACAGAAGCAAGTTCTTTTGCTAAATGGGTAACACCTCACTATAAATTTGGGCCTTCACGTATCATGAATTATGATTGGTCTATGAAAAGCATATATTCTTGgtataaaagtaaaagaaTTGAATTTCACAAGTACAATCAACGTTATGTACCTGAACGAGTAAAATCACTAGGAAGTGATATAGCTGCatcacattttattgtttatcgaGGTGGTGCAATTAGATTTCGAGGACagaataactttattaaatgGACTAATAAAAAAGAAGAGTACCATGTTAATTTACCACAAATTTACGACCCAAATTACTTTGTTGAGGCTATTGATGCTTCAGATCTAAAGTTGTATTACCAAGGAAtagaaaactttaaaaatctatttaaattgaaatggctaaatttaagaaataaccCAGTTCTGGACAATTGGTGCCTAGATTACATAGGGCATGCAATACCTAATTTGGAGTATTTGGATATTTCCAACTGTCCTCAAGTAACAGCTGCTGGTATAGCTGGTCTTCAAAAGCTAACTCAACTCAAAATATTAgtggtaaatagtaataatatagaaattcaaATGGCATGCTTTGCATTGGAAGACATAATTCctggattatttattttaattcaggaTAATAAAGATGTTGAATTACAAACAAAAagagaaaatttaaatgttaatgaagtatag
- the LOC113555154 gene encoding ankyrin repeat domain-containing protein 13C, with protein MAEEEHLSYPLHECVFEGDVQKFARLMRTEDLSRKDKHGNTALHLAIMLGRKDIVQLLLAHNAPVKVKNINGWTPLSEAISYGDRLTIISLLKKMKHQAREQIEERRPNLVSALKQVGDFYMQIKWDFQSWVPLVSRVLPSDLCQIHKKGTSFRLDTTLVDFAMNDMKWERGEITFLFDGDAKPPHSLIVMDNKAGVYQRVRYLETESEIEDEVDLMMSTDIVTAQMSTKSITFSRAQSGWIFRQDKKETIGDFNADFYHINGLTLEQKKRREHLSEEDLQKNKAIIESLTKGGCAINIDCNGEPVRRESLFPPMPAICTWKEYSTSPAGQHPPLAREMVFKNTTRGFKATVAMSMDFPLSVAMLMDVLEVTAPFKHFAKLRDFVNLKLPPGFPVKLDIPILPTVSAKITFQAFEFRDDIDSDLFEVPANYVEDPSRFPDL; from the exons ATGGCGGAAGAAGAGCATTTGTCGTATCCACTGCACGAATGCGTGTTCGAGGGTGACGTACAAAAGTTCGCACGGTTGATGAGGACAGAGGATTTGTCGAGAAAAGACAAACACG GTAACACGGCACTGCATCTAGCCATCATGCTTGGTCGTAAAG ATATAGTACAATTGTTGCTCGCTCACAATGCACCAGTGaaagtaaaaaacataaatggaTGGACCCCTTTGTCTGAAGCAATTAGTTATGGAGACCGTCTTACta ttatatcattattaaaaaaaatgaaacaccAAGCAAGGGAACAGATTGAAGAAAGACGACCTAATTTAGTATCTGCATTGAAACAAGTTGGAGATTtttatatgcaaataaaatgGGACTTTCAGAGTTGGG TGCCATTAGTTTCACGAGTTCTACCCTCAGATCTTTgccaaattcataaaaaaggtACATCGTTTAGATTAGATACAACGCTAGTAGACTTTGCAATGAATGATATGAAATGGGAACGTGGAGAAATCACATTTCTGTTTGATGGTGATGCTAAACCACCACATTCTCTTATTGTCATGGATAATAAAGCTGGCGTCTACCAAAGAGTTAGATATTta gaAACTGAATCAGAGATTGAAGATGAAGTTGATTTAATGATGAGTACTGATATAGTTACTGCACAGATGTCtacaaaatcaataacattttctcGAGCCCAATCGGGATGGATATTTCGACAAGATAAAAAA GAAACCATCGGAGATTTTAATGCTGATTTTTATCATATCAATGGATTAACATTAGAACAGAAAAAACGAAGAGAACACTTATCTGAAGAAgatctacaaaaaaataaagcaatCATTGAGAGTTTAACTAAAGGAGGATGtgctattaatattgattgcaATGGGGAA cctGTACGACGAGAATCACTTTTTCCTCCAATGCCTGCAATATGCACTTGGAAAGAGTATTCTACATCTCCGGCAGGACAACATCCACCCTTAGCGAGagaaatggtttttaaaaacacaactAGAGGATTTAAAGCAACAGTTGctatg agtatGGATTTTCCTCTATCAGTTGCTATGCTAATGGATGTACTTGAAGTTACTGCtccatttaaacattttgctaAACTACGTGACtttgtgaatttaaaattaccacCAGGGTTTCCAGTCAAATTAG atATTCCAATACTGCCAACAGTGTCTGCTAAGATCACATTCCAGGCTTTTGAGTTTCGCGATGACATAGATTCTGATCTTTTTGAAGTACCAGCAAATTATGTTGAAGATCCATCTAGGTTTCCAGATTTATGA